The Cervus canadensis isolate Bull #8, Minnesota chromosome 5, ASM1932006v1, whole genome shotgun sequence genome contains the following window.
GGTGCTGCTTTGAACGCTGCCATGGTGGAGCCCGGCTCTACGTGTGCTGTCTTTGGCCTGGGAGGAGTTGGACTGGCAGTTATCATGGGCTGTAAGGTGCAACCCGGATCATTGGTGTGGACATCACTAAGGACAAATTCACGAGAGCCAAGGAGTTTGGGGCCTCTGAGTGTATTAACCCCCAGGACTTCAGTAAACCGATCCAGGAAGTGCTCATTGAGATGACTGATGGGGGAGTCGACTATTCCTTTGAGTGTATTGGTAATGTGCAAGTCACGAGAGCCGCGCTGGAGGCCTGCCACAAAGGCTGGGGCACCAGCGTGGTAGTGGGAGTAGCTGCCTCTGGTGAAGAAATCGCCACTCGTCCGTTCCAGCTAGTCACGGGCCGTACGTGGAAAGGCACTGCCTTTGGAGGATGGAAGAGTGTAGAAAGTGTCCCAAAGTTGGTGTCTGAACATATGTCCAAAAAGATAAAAGTTGATGAGTTTGTGACTCACAGTCTGCCTTTTGACCAAATTAATGAAGCCTTTGATCTGATGCATGCAGGAAAGAGTATCCGAACTGTTGTAAAGCTTTAAGTTCAAAAGAGGAGAATTTTTCCATCCTTGTAACTAAGTCTTGGGGTGTGATTGGAGCAGCCACACAAGCAGAAAGGAGTTCCTTCAAGTTCACAGCTTCTTAGATCTTCATTAACCTCCTCTAAGCAATAATGTTTTGTGTGTAAATTCCTACATGTCTAATCAAGGATAAGTCTAATACTGTCATAAATCTGTTTTCTGGTCTCTTCTTCACATAAATGATTGCTAGCTCATTAAGGAATATTTCTAACGTAATAAAAGGAatgcctgtaaaaaaaaaaacaaaacttcccagccatctttggggaagccttggcttctgacctggactcattccatccggaagagtatggatgtcggCTCCTACAATACGGGGATGACCTGTTGCTGGCTGCCtcagaccaaggaaaaatgctggaaagggacaaatgcactgctccaactgttgatggaagcaggttaccgggtgtcaaagaagaaggcacagatctacaaagaagaggcccagagttctgagatggtggaatgaaccaaccggacacttaaagagactctccaactggatcagagagactgactgctcctgagtggacttgcttccgatggctctgctcagactcaggatgaccccacagtcccaaggctattctccacacgaaattgtgtatgggaggcctcctcccataataaaacaggtgtcaacaaatttgcctcaggtaaggggggataggatttcacagcagatggaactgggtaaggtaataaatcgggtaactaagtttgtacaagaaagggtgccgttcccccttggggaacagattcatgagtttacacttggtgaccaagtatgggtcaaagattggaaacatgatttgctagccctttggtgaaagggcccttatgttgttctaaCTACCCCTattgcagttaaagttgcaggtattgtcccttgatccatcacaccagagcgaagaaggcataccaggctgacccggaggacgccgagtggaccacccagaaggaccccactgacccacgggaaaccaagatcattctgaggaggaagaagaaaacgaggtcccagacgagccctctacag
Protein-coding sequences here:
- the LOC122441831 gene encoding LOW QUALITY PROTEIN: alcohol dehydrogenase class-3-like (The sequence of the model RefSeq protein was modified relative to this genomic sequence to represent the inferred CDS: inserted 2 bases in 2 codons); amino-acid sequence: MANQVIKCKAAVAWEAGKPLSIEEVEVAPPKAHEVRIKIIAIAVCHTDVYTLSGADPEGNYPVILGHEGAGIVESVGEGVTKLKAGDTVIPLYIPQCGECKFCLNPKTNLCQKIRVTQGKGLMPDGTSRXCKGKTILHYMGTSTFSEYTVVADISVAKIDPLAPLDKVCLLGCGISTGYGAALNAAMVEPGSTCAVFGLGGVGLAVIMGCXGATRIIGVDITKDKFTRAKEFGASECINPQDFSKPIQEVLIEMTDGGVDYSFECIGNVQVTRAALEACHKGWGTSVVVGVAASGEEIATRPFQLVTGRTWKGTAFGGWKSVESVPKLVSEHMSKKIKVDEFVTHSLPFDQINEAFDLMHAGKSIRTVVKL